One part of the Rhodococcus oxybenzonivorans genome encodes these proteins:
- a CDS encoding glutamine synthetase family protein: MDRQKEFVLRTLEERDIRFVRLWFTDVLGYLKSVAIAPAELEGAFEEGIGFDGSAIEGFSRVSEADTVAKPDASTFQVLPWSSSKGHQHSARMFCDIAMPDGSPSWADSRHVLRRQLNKASDLGFSCYVHPEIEFFLLENGPIDGTPPKPADSGGYFDQAVHDSAPNFRRHAIDALESMGISVEFSHHEAAPGQQEIDLRYADALSMADNVMTFRYVVKEVAIAEGVRATFMPKPFSDQAGSAMHTHMSLFEGDTNAFHNPDDPMQLSETGKAFIAGILEHANEISAVTNQWVNSYKRLIHGGEAPTAASWGPSNRSALVRVPMYTPNKASSRRVEIRSPDSACNPYLTFAVLLAAGLRGIEKGYALPPEAEDDVWALTSAERRAMGYRELPGNLDGALREMEKSELVAEALGEHVFDFFLRNKRREWEEYRSHVTPFELKTYLGL; this comes from the coding sequence ATGGATCGCCAAAAGGAATTCGTGCTTCGCACCCTGGAAGAGCGCGACATTCGGTTCGTCCGATTGTGGTTCACGGATGTTCTCGGATACCTGAAATCGGTGGCGATCGCCCCCGCGGAACTGGAAGGTGCCTTCGAGGAGGGCATCGGCTTCGACGGATCCGCGATCGAAGGGTTCTCGCGGGTGTCCGAAGCCGACACCGTCGCGAAGCCGGACGCCTCTACGTTCCAGGTTCTGCCCTGGAGCTCGAGCAAGGGCCATCAGCACTCCGCCCGCATGTTCTGCGACATCGCCATGCCCGACGGGTCCCCGTCCTGGGCCGATTCGCGGCACGTGCTGCGACGGCAGTTGAACAAGGCCAGCGACCTCGGCTTCAGTTGCTACGTGCACCCCGAGATCGAGTTCTTCCTGCTCGAGAACGGGCCGATCGACGGCACGCCGCCGAAGCCCGCAGACTCCGGTGGGTACTTCGACCAGGCAGTCCACGACTCTGCCCCCAATTTTCGCCGCCACGCCATCGACGCGCTCGAGTCGATGGGAATCTCCGTCGAGTTCAGCCATCACGAGGCGGCCCCCGGCCAGCAGGAGATCGACCTGCGGTATGCGGATGCCCTGTCGATGGCCGACAACGTCATGACCTTCCGGTACGTGGTCAAGGAAGTCGCCATCGCCGAGGGGGTGCGGGCCACGTTCATGCCCAAGCCGTTCAGCGATCAGGCCGGCTCGGCGATGCACACGCACATGAGCCTGTTCGAGGGCGACACCAACGCGTTCCACAACCCGGACGATCCGATGCAACTGTCGGAGACCGGTAAGGCGTTCATCGCAGGCATCCTCGAACACGCCAACGAGATCAGCGCGGTCACCAATCAGTGGGTGAACTCGTACAAGCGGCTCATCCACGGTGGAGAAGCTCCGACTGCGGCCTCCTGGGGTCCGTCGAACCGGTCGGCGCTCGTGCGGGTCCCGATGTACACGCCCAACAAGGCATCGTCGCGTCGTGTCGAGATCCGCAGCCCAGACTCGGCGTGCAACCCGTATCTCACTTTTGCGGTCCTGCTCGCTGCGGGACTGCGCGGTATCGAGAAGGGCTACGCGCTGCCGCCGGAGGCGGAGGACGACGTGTGGGCGTTGACATCGGCCGAGCGGCGCGCCATGGGGTATCGCGAACTCCCCGGGAACCTCGACGGGGCGTTGCGGGAAATGGAGAAGTCCGAACTGGTCGCCGAAGCACTCGGTGAGCACGTGTTCGACTTCTTCCTCCGCAACAAGCGTCGCGAGTGGGAGGAGTACCGCAGCCACGTGACGCCGTTCGAACTCAAGACGTATCTGGGGTTGTGA
- a CDS encoding alpha/beta hydrolase has translation MFRSARVPAAFAGAVAVVLVFAGCSGSGGGSGEAVAEPSTSAASPGASAPDGLEAFYTQQVNWVSCEGYSTDGTPLGDNLDCAKVTVPNDYADPGGATAQIAISRSRAGGPKLGSLLVNPGGPGASGLALASVADGTELAEKFDVVGFDPRGIGASTPAVTCLTDPEVDAKRRDDDVDMSPAGIAQTEAENRDYAAKCAERTGPDVLAHVGTYDVVRDMDVIRAVLGDAKLNYLGYSYGTRLGSSYAETFPANVRAMVLDGALDPEQDPTDEVILQAEGFQKAFDAFVADCMRQQDCPLGTDPAQADENFRALVDPLIAKPAATTDPRGLSYTDAITGVQQALYSPNLWGPLRGGLQSLRTGTGDSLLMLADLYEGRADDGSYSNLNDAFNAIRCVDDPPVTDRAKVGEADMRYRQAAPFLDDGRGTGNAPLDVCAFWPVPSTGAPHTVDVPGIPTIVVVSTTEDPATPYQAGVDLAKQMNGALITYRGTQHTVVLDGEACVDDAVIDYFVTLEPPPADLTC, from the coding sequence ATGTTTCGCAGTGCTCGCGTGCCGGCCGCGTTCGCGGGTGCCGTCGCCGTTGTTCTCGTCTTCGCAGGATGCAGTGGGAGTGGAGGGGGTTCCGGCGAGGCCGTCGCCGAGCCTTCGACTTCTGCGGCGTCGCCGGGAGCGTCCGCACCCGACGGACTGGAAGCCTTCTATACGCAACAGGTGAACTGGGTTTCGTGCGAGGGATACAGCACGGACGGCACACCGCTCGGGGACAACCTCGACTGCGCCAAGGTGACCGTGCCCAACGACTACGCGGACCCGGGCGGCGCCACGGCACAGATCGCGATCTCCCGTTCCCGGGCGGGTGGACCGAAACTGGGGTCTCTTCTGGTCAACCCCGGCGGTCCCGGGGCATCCGGGCTGGCTCTGGCATCGGTCGCCGACGGCACCGAACTCGCCGAGAAGTTCGACGTCGTCGGATTCGACCCGCGCGGTATCGGCGCATCCACCCCGGCGGTGACCTGCCTGACCGACCCCGAGGTGGACGCCAAGCGCAGGGACGACGACGTCGACATGAGTCCCGCCGGGATCGCGCAAACCGAGGCGGAGAACCGTGACTACGCGGCCAAGTGTGCAGAGCGGACAGGTCCGGACGTACTGGCCCACGTGGGCACCTACGACGTCGTCCGCGACATGGACGTCATCCGGGCGGTGCTCGGCGACGCGAAGCTGAACTACCTCGGATATTCCTATGGCACCCGGCTGGGGTCCTCCTATGCGGAGACGTTCCCCGCCAACGTGCGGGCGATGGTGCTCGACGGCGCCCTCGACCCCGAGCAGGATCCGACCGACGAGGTCATCTTGCAGGCCGAAGGCTTCCAGAAGGCGTTCGACGCCTTCGTCGCGGACTGCATGAGGCAGCAGGATTGCCCCTTGGGCACCGACCCGGCGCAGGCCGACGAGAACTTCCGCGCTCTGGTCGATCCGCTGATCGCGAAGCCGGCGGCCACGACCGATCCACGAGGACTCAGCTACACCGACGCGATCACCGGCGTCCAGCAGGCGCTGTACTCGCCCAACCTGTGGGGACCGCTGCGCGGCGGATTGCAGAGTCTGCGGACGGGCACCGGGGATTCGCTGCTGATGCTGGCCGATCTGTACGAGGGCCGGGCGGACGACGGCAGCTACTCGAACCTCAATGACGCTTTCAACGCCATCCGGTGCGTGGACGATCCGCCGGTCACCGATCGCGCGAAGGTCGGCGAGGCCGATATGCGGTATCGGCAGGCGGCTCCGTTCCTCGACGACGGTCGCGGCACGGGCAACGCGCCGCTCGACGTCTGCGCGTTCTGGCCGGTGCCGAGCACGGGTGCACCCCACACGGTGGACGTCCCCGGAATCCCGACGATCGTAGTGGTCTCGACCACAGAGGATCCGGCCACTCCCTATCAGGCGGGAGTGGACTTGGCGAAGCAGATGAACGGCGCGCTGATCACGTACCGGGGCACTCAGCACACCGTCGTTCTCGATGGCGAAGCATGCGTCGACGACGCCGTCATCGACTATTTCGTGACCCTCGAGCCGCCGCCCGCAGACCTCACCTGTTGA